A DNA window from Pseudomonas oryzicola contains the following coding sequences:
- a CDS encoding ABC transporter ATP-binding protein, whose product MSSALSIRQLTKTYGNGFQALKGIDLDVAEGDFFALLGPNGAGKSTTIGILSTLVNKTSGTVNVFGHDLDREPAALKRCLGVVPQEFNFNQFEKTFDIVVTQAGYYGIPSKVAKARAEQYLTQLGLWDKRDVPSRSLSGGMKRRLMIARALIHEPRLLILDEPTAGVDIELRRSMWSFLTELNQKGITIILTTHYLEEAEQLCRNIGIIDHGTIVENTSMRQLLGKLHVETFVLDLKHDLATAPALQGYPCRLLTPHTLEVQVDKDIGITALFGQLALQNIEVQSLRNKTNRLEELFVSLVEKNLSRVAV is encoded by the coding sequence CCGAAGGCGATTTCTTCGCCTTGCTCGGCCCCAACGGCGCCGGCAAGTCCACTACCATCGGCATCCTCTCGACCTTGGTCAACAAGACCAGCGGGACGGTCAACGTTTTCGGCCATGACCTCGATCGCGAACCTGCCGCGCTCAAGCGCTGCCTGGGCGTGGTGCCGCAAGAATTCAACTTCAACCAGTTCGAGAAGACGTTCGACATCGTCGTGACCCAGGCCGGGTACTACGGCATCCCGTCCAAGGTGGCCAAGGCCCGCGCCGAGCAGTACCTGACCCAGCTGGGCCTGTGGGACAAGCGTGACGTGCCGTCGCGGTCGCTGTCCGGCGGCATGAAGCGCCGCCTGATGATCGCCCGTGCACTGATCCACGAACCGCGCCTGCTGATTCTCGACGAGCCCACTGCCGGCGTGGACATCGAACTGCGTCGCTCGATGTGGAGCTTCCTCACCGAGCTGAACCAGAAAGGCATCACCATCATCCTCACCACCCATTACCTGGAAGAGGCCGAGCAGCTGTGCCGCAACATCGGCATCATCGACCACGGCACCATCGTCGAGAACACCAGCATGCGCCAACTGTTGGGCAAGCTGCATGTCGAAACCTTCGTCCTTGACCTCAAGCACGACCTGGCCACGGCGCCAGCGCTGCAGGGCTACCCCTGCCGCCTGCTGACCCCGCACACCCTGGAAGTGCAAGTGGACAAGGACATCGGCATCACCGCCTTGTTCGGCCAGCTGGCGCTGCAGAACATCGAGGTGCAAAGCCTGCGTAACAAGACCAACCGACTCGAGGAGCTGTTCGTGTCCCTGGTGGAGAAAAACCTGTCGAGGGTGGCGGTATGA
- a CDS encoding ABC transporter permease, with product MNVELRTNWVALNTIVYREVRRFLRIWPQTLLPPAITMVLYFVIFGNLIGRQIGDMGGFSYMEYIVPGLIMMSVITNSYGNVVSSFFGSKFQRSIEELMVSPVSPHTILIGYVLGGVLRGLAVGVIVTFLSLFFTHLQVHHLGVTVVVVLLTATIFSLLGFVNAVFARNFDDISIIPTFVLTPLTYLGGVFYSINLLPPFWQTVSLANPVLHMVNSFRYGILGVSDISIGTAITFMLVATAVLYLLCVRLLVSGRGMRA from the coding sequence ATGAATGTGGAACTGCGCACCAACTGGGTCGCCCTGAACACCATCGTCTACCGTGAAGTGCGGCGCTTCCTGCGCATCTGGCCGCAGACCCTGCTGCCACCTGCGATCACCATGGTCCTGTACTTCGTCATCTTCGGTAACCTGATCGGCCGACAGATCGGCGACATGGGTGGCTTCAGCTACATGGAGTACATCGTGCCGGGGCTGATCATGATGTCGGTGATCACCAACTCCTACGGCAACGTGGTGTCGAGCTTCTTCGGCAGCAAGTTCCAGCGTTCGATCGAAGAGCTGATGGTATCGCCGGTATCGCCGCACACCATCCTCATCGGCTATGTGCTGGGTGGGGTACTGCGTGGCTTGGCGGTGGGGGTGATCGTGACCTTCCTGTCGCTGTTCTTCACCCACCTGCAGGTGCACCACCTGGGCGTGACCGTGGTCGTGGTGCTGCTGACCGCCACCATCTTCTCGTTGCTGGGCTTCGTCAACGCCGTGTTCGCGCGCAACTTCGACGATATCTCGATCATCCCGACCTTCGTACTGACACCGCTGACCTACCTGGGCGGGGTGTTCTATTCGATCAACCTGCTGCCGCCGTTCTGGCAGACCGTGTCGCTGGCCAACCCGGTGCTGCACATGGTCAACTCGTTCCGCTACGGCATCCTAGGGGTGTCGGACATCAGCATTGGCACGGCGATTACCTTCATGCTGGTCGCCACTGCGGTGCTCTACCTGCTGTGCGTTCGCCTGCTGGTCAGCGGCCGCGGCATGCGCGCCTGA
- a CDS encoding DUF2062 domain-containing protein — MPRRLFKRYMPDPTSIREHKSLRFFGKLLHDPNLWHLNRHSVARAMGVGLFAALIPIPMQMLLAAALAIPVRGNLPIAVSLVWLTNPLTMPPVFFVTYMTGAWLMQVPPRSLPDELTFAWISDQLATLWQPFLLGSLVCGVVLGVVAYFTTLLYWRWWIGRQWRRRKLRCSGAHAAAADQQANAQQVEHRSGDQHEGNRRANADVRHP; from the coding sequence ATGCCGCGCCGACTTTTCAAACGCTACATGCCGGATCCGACCAGCATTCGCGAACACAAGTCCTTACGCTTTTTTGGCAAGCTGCTGCACGATCCGAACCTCTGGCACCTGAACCGGCACTCGGTAGCGCGGGCCATGGGTGTTGGCCTATTCGCGGCCCTCATACCCATTCCCATGCAGATGCTGCTGGCGGCTGCACTGGCGATTCCGGTGCGCGGCAACCTGCCGATTGCTGTCAGCCTGGTATGGCTGACCAACCCGCTGACCATGCCACCGGTGTTCTTCGTCACTTACATGACCGGCGCCTGGTTGATGCAGGTTCCACCGCGCAGCCTGCCCGACGAGCTGACCTTCGCCTGGATCAGCGACCAGTTGGCCACGCTGTGGCAGCCATTCCTGCTGGGCTCGCTGGTGTGCGGGGTGGTGCTGGGTGTCGTCGCCTACTTCACGACCCTGCTGTACTGGCGCTGGTGGATTGGCCGGCAGTGGCGCCGGCGCAAGCTCAGGTGTTCAGGCGCGCATGCCGCGGCCGCTGACCAGCAGGCGAACGCACAGCAGGTAGAGCACCGCAGTGGCGACCAGCATGAAGGTAATCGCCGTGCCAATGCTGATGTCCGACACCCCTAG